Proteins encoded in a region of the Benincasa hispida cultivar B227 chromosome 2, ASM972705v1, whole genome shotgun sequence genome:
- the LOC120071860 gene encoding galactose mutarotase-like: MAKVLPLIFLLVVAAIGFANGNEVGVYKLRRGDFSIKFTNYGATILSVILPDKNGKLGNIVLSFPSIDDFRNDTTYFGNIVGRVANRIRGGQFGIDGVFYKLAPNDGRNLLHGGKKGFRDVIRNVESYVKDNHITFIHDSFDGEQGFPGDLQVSVTYMFIETNKLEVKMEAKSINKPTPVNLAQHSYWNLDGHSSGDILSHKIKLFASSITLVDTELIPTGEIVPVAGTPFNFSTPREIGSQIKSVVGRYDINYVVDDTGSDHLKKVAEVTGRTSGRKMELWSNQPGVQFYTVNQLKDMKVKEGVVYKEYAGLCLETQGFPDSVNHPNFPSQIVKPRESYKHVMVYRFTVHHSD, from the exons ATGGCCAAAGTTCTTCCATTGATCTTTCTCTTAGTGGTTGCAGCCATTGGATTTGCTAATGGGAATGAAGTGGGAGTTTATAAATTGAGAAGGGGagatttttctattaaatttacCAATTATGGTGCTACCATTCTCTCTGTTATTCTCCCTGATAAAAatg GGAAGTTGGGTAATATTGTTCTTTCTTTCCCTTCAATTGATGACTTTCGA AATGATACTACCTACTTTGGAAACATTGTTGGACGTGTAGCAAATAGAATTAGAGGAGGTCAATTTGGTATCGATGGTGTTTTTTATAAACTCGCTCCTAATGATGGAAGGAACTTGCTCCATG GTGGGAAGAAAGGGTTCAGAGATGTGATACGGAACGTGGAGAGTTATGTGAAGGACAACCACATTACATTCATCCACGACAGTTTTGATGGCGAACAAG GGTTTCCCGGCGATCTTCAAGTTTCAGTAACTTACATGTTCATAGAAACAAACAAATTAGAAGTAAAAATGGAAGCAAAATCCATAAACAAACCAACCCCAGTAAACCTGGCCCAACACTCTTACTGGAATCTAGACGGCCATTCAAGCGGCGACATTCTATCTCACAAAATCAAACTCTTCGCCTCAAGCATAACTCTCGTCGACACCGAGCTCATCCCCACCGGTGAAATCGTGCCAGTGGCTGGAACCCCTTTCAATTTCTCAACCCCACGAGAGATTGGGTCGCAGATCAAGAGCGTAGTCGGCAGATACGACATTAATTACGTGGTGGACGACACCGGGAGTGATCATTTGAAGAAAGTGGCAGAGGTTACAGGGAGAACGTCAGGGAGGAAGATGGAGCTATGGAGTAATCAGCCGGGAGTTCAATTTTATACGGTGAATCAGTTGAAGGATATGAAAGTGAAAGAAGGGGTTGTGTATAAGGAATATGCAGGGCTTTGCTTGGAAACTCAGGGGTTTCCGGATTCTGTGAATCATCCTAATTTTCCTTCGCAGATTGTGAAGCCAAGGGAGAGTTATAAACACGTTATGGTTTACAGGTTCACTGTTCATCATTCTGATTGA